A section of the Enterobacter sp. C2 genome encodes:
- the fruK gene encoding 1-phosphofructokinase — protein MSRRVATITLNPAYDLVGFTPEIERGEVNLVRTTGLHAAGKGINVAKVLKDLGIDVTVGGFLGKDNQDGFQQLFSELGIANRFQVVQGRTRINVKLTEKDSEVTDFNFSGFEVTPADWERFVADSLSWLGQFDMVCVSGSLPAGVSPEAFTDWMTRLRSQCPCIIFDSSREALVAGLKAAPWLVKPNRRELEIWAGRKLPDLKDVIEAAHALREQGIAHVVISLGAEGALWVNASGEWIAKPPSMEVVSTVGAGDSMVGGLIYGLLMRESSEHTLRLATAVAALAVSQSNVGITDRTQLAAMMARVDLKPFN, from the coding sequence ATGAGCAGACGTGTAGCCACTATCACCCTTAACCCTGCCTACGACCTGGTTGGGTTTACCCCGGAAATTGAACGCGGTGAAGTCAACCTCGTGCGCACCACCGGCCTGCACGCCGCAGGTAAGGGGATCAACGTCGCCAAAGTGCTCAAAGACTTAGGCATTGATGTTACCGTCGGCGGTTTCCTCGGCAAAGATAACCAGGATGGCTTCCAGCAGCTGTTCAGCGAGCTGGGGATCGCCAACCGTTTCCAGGTGGTGCAGGGCCGTACCCGCATCAACGTTAAGCTGACCGAAAAAGACAGCGAAGTCACCGATTTCAACTTCTCCGGTTTTGAAGTGACCCCGGCGGACTGGGAACGCTTTGTCGCCGACTCCCTGAGCTGGCTGGGCCAGTTCGATATGGTCTGCGTCAGCGGCAGCCTGCCGGCCGGCGTGAGCCCGGAAGCGTTCACCGACTGGATGACGCGGCTGCGCAGCCAGTGTCCGTGCATCATTTTTGACAGCAGCCGTGAGGCGCTGGTCGCCGGGCTGAAGGCCGCGCCGTGGCTGGTAAAACCGAACCGCCGCGAGCTGGAGATCTGGGCCGGGCGTAAGCTGCCCGATCTGAAAGATGTGATTGAAGCCGCTCATGCCCTTCGCGAGCAGGGAATTGCCCATGTGGTGATCTCGCTGGGCGCAGAAGGGGCGCTGTGGGTTAACGCTTCAGGCGAATGGATCGCCAAACCGCCGTCAATGGAGGTGGTAAGCACCGTTGGCGCCGGGGATTCGATGGTTGGGGGGCTGATCTACGGCCTGCTGATGCGTGAGTCCAGCGAGCATACGTTACGCCTTGCGACCGCTGTCGCGGCGCTGGCCGTGAGCCAGAGTAACGTCGGCATTACCGATCGTACCCAGTTAGCCGCGATGATGGCGCGCGTTGACTTAAAACCTTTTAACTAA
- the fruB gene encoding fused PTS fructose transporter subunit IIA/HPr protein, with the protein MFQLSVQDIHPGQQAGNKEEAIRQIAGALVQAGNVADGYVAGMLAREQQTSTFLGNGIAIPHGTTDTRDQVLKTGVQVYQFPQGVLWGEGQVAYVAIGIAASSDEHLGLLRQLTHVLSDDDVAAQLQSATTAEELRALLMGEKQSAGMKLDNETLTLDVAASDLVTLQALNAGRLKEAGAVDVNFVTRAISEQPLNLGQGIWLNDSAEGNLQSAIAVSRAANAFDVNGERAALLVSVAMTDSGPEAVLKRLADILLANKADRLLTADAATLLALLTSDDALKDDVLNAEFVVRNEHGLHARPGTMLVNTIKQFNSDVTVTNLDGSGKPANGRSLMKVVALGVKKGHRLRFTAQGEDAEQALKAIGEAIAAGLGEGA; encoded by the coding sequence ATGTTCCAGTTATCCGTTCAGGACATCCATCCAGGCCAGCAGGCCGGTAATAAAGAAGAGGCAATTCGCCAGATCGCGGGCGCGCTAGTGCAGGCGGGCAACGTGGCTGACGGCTACGTGGCCGGCATGCTCGCCCGTGAGCAGCAGACGTCGACCTTCCTCGGCAACGGCATCGCTATTCCGCACGGCACCACCGACACCCGTGACCAGGTGCTGAAAACCGGCGTGCAGGTCTACCAGTTCCCGCAGGGCGTCCTGTGGGGTGAAGGGCAGGTGGCCTACGTTGCTATCGGCATCGCTGCCAGCTCTGACGAACATCTGGGCCTGCTGCGCCAGCTGACCCACGTTCTGAGCGACGATGACGTCGCAGCCCAGCTGCAATCCGCTACAACCGCTGAAGAGCTGCGCGCCCTGCTGATGGGTGAAAAGCAAAGCGCTGGCATGAAGCTGGACAATGAAACGCTGACCCTCGACGTCGCGGCCAGCGATCTGGTGACGCTCCAGGCGCTGAACGCCGGACGCCTGAAAGAGGCAGGAGCGGTTGATGTAAACTTCGTGACCCGCGCCATCAGCGAACAGCCGCTGAACCTCGGCCAGGGGATCTGGCTGAACGACAGCGCCGAAGGCAACCTGCAAAGCGCTATCGCCGTCAGCCGGGCGGCAAACGCCTTTGACGTGAACGGCGAGCGTGCGGCGCTGCTGGTCAGCGTCGCCATGACCGACAGCGGCCCGGAAGCGGTGCTGAAGCGTCTGGCTGACATACTGCTGGCCAATAAAGCTGACCGTCTGCTGACAGCTGACGCAGCGACGCTGCTGGCGCTGCTGACCAGCGATGACGCGCTGAAGGATGACGTGCTGAACGCCGAGTTTGTCGTACGCAATGAGCATGGCCTGCACGCCCGTCCGGGAACGATGCTGGTCAACACCATTAAACAGTTTAACAGCGACGTCACCGTCACCAATCTGGACGGCAGCGGCAAGCCTGCCAACGGTCGCAGCCTGATGAAGGTTGTGGCGCTGGGCGTGAAGAAAGGCCACCGCCTGCGCTTTACCGCCCAGGGCGAGGATGCTGAACAGGCGCTGAAGGCGATTGGCGAAGCCATCGCAGCCGGTCTGGGGGAGGGCGCATAA